Proteins encoded in a region of the Carassius auratus strain Wakin chromosome 21, ASM336829v1, whole genome shotgun sequence genome:
- the LOC113038934 gene encoding uncharacterized protein LOC113038934 — protein sequence MKFSWPLVCVLILSCVCFGGSYEELSVFQSPLNITVNEGEPIQISCCWNKTKEENKTFKVFWYKHNEKIPEEKRLYQTPSNKNCSFLKITNTVQNDTGDYVCKAFHDIPILEEYEGQKTYLNVIKGEHSTEATTQSNASTSAQSTQTNGTSGPLSHSPPILPLSLAAAIGLLTLCLAFSVCKMRNSCKKSERVVIHQTPHSEGEEHENMEEEGSTGSSRGSLQWYQVPVYWSYFDLQRGEDQ from the exons ATGAAGTTCTCCTGGCCTCTGGTCTGTGTGCTCATTTTGTCCTGCGTTTGCTTCGGAG GTTCATATGAGGAGCTGTCTGTGTTTCAGAGCCCATTGAATATCACTGTGAATGAAGGAGAACCTATTCAAATCAGCTGCTGCTGgaataaaacaaaagaagaaaacaaaacatttaaagtattttGGTATAAACATAATGAAAAAATACCAGAAGAAAAGCGGCTATATCAAACGCCCTCAAATAAAAACTGCTCCTTTCTGAAAATCACAAATACAGTTCAAAATGACACCGGAGATTATGTTTGTAAAGCTTTTCACGACATACCAATTCTGGAGGAATATGAGGGACAAAAAACATACCTGAATGTCATTAAAGGTGAACACAGTACTGAGGCAACAACTCAAA GCAATGCTAGTACATCTGCCCAAAGCACTCAAACCAATGGGACTAGCGGCCCCCTTTCACATTCACCTCCCATCCTGCCTCTATCTCTGGCTGCTGCCATCGGCCTGCTGACCCTCTGCTTGGCCTTCAGTGTGTGCAAGATGAGAAACTCCTGCAAAAAATCAG AGCGAGTGGTTATTCACCAGACGCCACACAGTGAGGGTGAGGAGCATGAGAACATGGAAGAAGAAGGTAGCACAGGCTCCTCTCGAGGATCCCTCCAGTGG TATCAAGTGCCTGTTTACTGGTCTTACTTTGATCTACAGAGGGGTGAAGACCAATGA